In one window of Pirellulales bacterium DNA:
- a CDS encoding PIG-L deacetylase family protein — MTRRAFAIAAHPDDIEFVMAGTLLHLREAGYELHYMNVANGCCGSSMTDALTTARIRRDEAMRACQIIGAVFHESLTNDLEIFYDRPTLGRLAAILREVSPEIVLTHSPADYMEDHTNACRLAVTAAFARGMPNFAVDPPTSTTDQPVTVYHAQPHGNRDGLGQPVHPEIFVDIGAQLETKGQMLAAHASQKQWLDESQGLDSYIASMRELCRDVGRLSGQFEFAEGWRRHSHLGFCAADADPLVAALRPACVKAEPRS; from the coding sequence ATGACTCGACGAGCTTTCGCGATTGCTGCGCACCCAGACGACATCGAGTTCGTCATGGCCGGCACACTTTTGCATTTGCGCGAGGCTGGATATGAGCTGCATTACATGAATGTCGCCAACGGCTGTTGCGGTTCGAGCATGACCGACGCCCTGACCACGGCGCGCATTCGTCGCGACGAGGCCATGCGAGCCTGTCAGATCATCGGGGCGGTGTTTCACGAGAGCCTGACGAACGACTTGGAGATCTTTTACGATCGGCCGACGCTCGGACGGCTGGCGGCTATCCTGCGCGAAGTGTCGCCTGAAATCGTTCTGACACACTCGCCGGCCGATTATATGGAGGATCATACGAACGCCTGTCGGTTGGCGGTGACGGCGGCGTTCGCTCGCGGGATGCCCAACTTTGCCGTCGATCCCCCGACATCGACAACGGATCAACCGGTGACGGTGTATCACGCCCAGCCCCATGGCAATCGGGATGGGCTCGGGCAGCCGGTACATCCGGAGATTTTCGTCGACATCGGCGCGCAACTGGAAACGAAAGGCCAGATGCTCGCCGCGCACGCCAGCCAGAAGCAGTGGCTCGACGAAAGCCAAGGACTCGATTCGTATATCGCGTCGATGCGCGAACTATGCCGCGATGTGGGCCGGCTATCCGGCCAATTCGAATTCGCCGAGGGGTGGCGGCGGCACAGCCATCTTGGCTTCTGCGCCGCGGATGCAGATCCGCTGGTTGCCGCATTACGCCCCGCATGCGTTAAGGCCGAGCCGCGGAGTTGA